TCCGACGCCAACTGAACATTAATCGCATTCAAAACAGATTCACGGTGAAAAACTATCTCAGCAACGCGGGTCAATGAGTCGTAATGGGTTTTCACCAGTAAGGTGTCGGTCATCATCTTATATCCAGAGGGGCTATGGTCGTGTGCGAATCTAACAGGTAGGCAGCACGCTGCGCGTCGAGAATGTCTTGCATATGAGTGAATGCCATTTTACTCCGCCTCAATGGTCGTTGCCTTCATCATCAATACCGGCTTAACTACCTTTCCACCCAGTGTGTCATCTATGGCTTGATTGATGTCGTTAAAATCGTAGCAACTCACTAGCTTGTCTAGAGGTAGTAAGCCTTGCTGATAATACGCAATCAATTTTGGAATAAAATCTGCGGGTACAGCATCACCTTCGATAACTCCGCGAACCTGACGGCCGGTTGCCATCAGCATATTCATATCAATTTTCAAATGTGACTCTGGCTTAGCTACGCCAACGCATACCAGCATACCGCGGGCTTTTAATGCGCTGAAGGCTGCAGAAGCCAAAGCGGGAATACCGGTGGTGTCAAAGACGTAATCCACACCGCCCAACGTTAGTAATTGTTCAGCTATGGATTCGCTGTTCTGAATAATGTGATGAGCACCCAACTCTTGCGCCAATTCCAACCGGGACGCCAAAATATCAACGGCAATAATGGTGGAGCAACCAGCAATCTTCGCTGCCATAATGGCAGAGAGACCAACCGTACCGCAGCCTAATATAACAATAGCCTTACCCGGTTTTGGTTTCATCACCAGTAACACGCTGCCAGCACCGGTTTGTACACCGCAGGCTAACGGCGCAGCAATATGAGCCGGAAAGTCCTCGTCAAGTTTCACTATATTTTGACAAGAAACCACTGCATGACTTGCCATAGTGGATTGGGCGAAAAAATGACCACTTATCGGCTTGCCATTTTGGCTAATTGGAGAACTACCGTCCGCACGGGAGGCGTTAATCATATACACGGCGCCATGATCGCAATAGCTCGGTGCATCGTCATGGCAATTAGCGCAATGGCCGCAGGATCCAAAGCTAACAACTACTCGATCACCAACCGCCACCTTATCAACACCAGCACCTAGCTTAAGAATGCGGCCTACACCTTCGTGTCCTAAAACGGCGGGGAGCGGGACCGGCAGATACTGGTCGCGAGCAGCGACATCGGTATGACAAACTCCACAGGCTTCAACTTCTATCAATGCCTCGCCAGCGTTAGGTTCGGCTATTTCACACTTTTCTATGCTGAGCGGGGCACCCGCCTCCCTCACTATCGCTGCCAACATTTTCATTATTTTATACCCTTAAACTTTATGTCGATTGATTGCCACACAAACCGGCTAATCAACTATTCTCGCCATGGAGCGTTAATCGCAATTCACGCTTTAGTATTTTCCCTGAGGGGTTGCGCGGCAGTTGCGAAACAAAACGATATTTTTTAGGAACTTTATATCCTGCTAATTTCTCACGAACGTACTCATTAATTTTTAGCTCATTTAGACCTGGCTTTGTCACGACAAACGCCACCGGAACCTCTCCCCACTTTTTATCCTCAACACCAACAACCGCGCAGTCAAAAATATCAGTGTGTGCCAGCAATACCGATTCAACTTCTGCT
This region of Zhongshania aliphaticivorans genomic DNA includes:
- a CDS encoding NAD(P)-dependent alcohol dehydrogenase — protein: MKMLAAIVREAGAPLSIEKCEIAEPNAGEALIEVEACGVCHTDVAARDQYLPVPLPAVLGHEGVGRILKLGAGVDKVAVGDRVVVSFGSCGHCANCHDDAPSYCDHGAVYMINASRADGSSPISQNGKPISGHFFAQSTMASHAVVSCQNIVKLDEDFPAHIAAPLACGVQTGAGSVLLVMKPKPGKAIVILGCGTVGLSAIMAAKIAGCSTIIAVDILASRLELAQELGAHHIIQNSESIAEQLLTLGGVDYVFDTTGIPALASAAFSALKARGMLVCVGVAKPESHLKIDMNMLMATGRQVRGVIEGDAVPADFIPKLIAYYQQGLLPLDKLVSCYDFNDINQAIDDTLGGKVVKPVLMMKATTIEAE